Proteins from a genomic interval of Candidatus Rubidus massiliensis:
- a CDS encoding Glycosyl hydrolase family 81, with protein sequence MYKKVLISFFICIACVHNYNADETLGKGKYVTTLPPGGGLPINDKNQTIKPYVTDDFSKPIVTNKWWSSLIWKFFSGNNFSQNMFSMPLAYQATKNGLELGYLNQFYVTDFIVQLYKNKTQEYHYTYTHDIIVGVNGMNPPDVKVKDYTDWTVTATWENNNRSLDAILGEGLPFVYFTVKGDNATLSFAAKPTVWSNNNGVIGLTVSGRHYGIFAPAGSNWTNVGTNNMQSNLNGKDYFSIAVLPDNNASTLEFFRQRAYAFVKSTSVEWDFDENSSLLTTTYNIETELKESGNNNINQTLIALRRHHWLYSKDELTNYTYASPRGTLKVVAASSFSTQQTFNGLMPALPYFAKDGVDQFSEAQLYKYIDDIYKLSSTARWNNISSADTYWYGKAFGKIAQLIKIADQIGHTQARDLFVQETKNRLNDWFDGNYPQVFYYNDTWNSLIGYPASYGSDTSLNDHHFHYGYFIQAAATVAMYDTDWVKDENYGQMVKLLIQDVSNWDKSNTQFPYLRHYEIFSGHCWASGSALFASGNNQESSSESMNYSSALILWGSLTNNKTIRDLGIYLYTTEANAIREYWFDVDNQVFPEKFIEPTVGMVWNDGAAYAIFWAGYVEELHGINFLPMTAGSLYLGHYPSYLKTNQDFMNSNAGGNNVWNDIHLKVKALYNPSMAIDQFNANPNYTLEAGDSYAHTYYWIHNINQLGSLNTSITADCVHYAVFEKNGMKQYCAFNSSNMPLKVTFSDGFTMNVAPLSYVANNEGISPPNNLLTMQTIDDLENGMANVNFVVNLDLSQVTFNYSVNNGPVNKIKLVNDNNNWNYLLTKLADQSVIDYSFTYVYNNQSFTTDPYQHVYQSLGENSNFSAIFQPLVNGQLKVNFIPVVEASLVTMTYAVNNGAKTTISLNLANDTWSSTLTGLIANDVVNYSFQYVINEKTYSSNQLSYTFGGCSAVNFGDNQAYKQQVQKNSQSGQITITFMPTVSSKYVDIHYKINGGGQQDFRMSGSGTSWTQIINNLKSGDNLTYYFTYEANNLSVDTIPFSYQY encoded by the coding sequence ATGTACAAAAAGGTCTTAATAAGTTTTTTTATTTGTATTGCATGTGTACACAATTATAATGCGGATGAAACCCTTGGTAAGGGCAAATATGTTACAACATTACCACCAGGTGGTGGCCTACCTATCAATGACAAAAATCAAACTATTAAACCCTATGTAACAGACGATTTTTCAAAGCCAATTGTAACGAACAAATGGTGGTCTTCCTTAATTTGGAAATTTTTTTCAGGTAACAATTTTTCTCAAAATATGTTTTCCATGCCTCTTGCCTACCAAGCCACTAAAAACGGATTGGAGCTTGGATATTTAAACCAGTTTTATGTGACAGATTTTATCGTACAGTTATATAAGAATAAGACCCAAGAATATCATTACACTTATACACATGATATTATTGTGGGTGTAAATGGAATGAATCCTCCCGATGTGAAAGTTAAAGACTATACAGATTGGACAGTTACAGCCACATGGGAAAATAACAACCGCTCACTCGATGCGATTTTAGGGGAAGGGTTGCCTTTTGTTTATTTTACGGTAAAGGGAGATAATGCAACTTTGAGTTTTGCTGCCAAACCTACGGTTTGGTCTAATAATAATGGAGTGATAGGTTTAACTGTTAGTGGACGACATTACGGAATCTTCGCACCAGCTGGTTCTAATTGGACAAACGTTGGCACTAATAATATGCAGTCTAATTTGAATGGAAAGGATTATTTTTCGATTGCTGTTTTACCTGATAACAATGCTTCTACTTTAGAATTTTTTAGACAACGCGCTTATGCTTTTGTAAAGTCAACTTCAGTTGAGTGGGATTTTGATGAAAACTCTTCATTATTAACCACAACTTACAACATTGAAACAGAGTTAAAAGAATCTGGAAATAATAATATCAATCAGACTTTGATAGCCTTGAGAAGACACCACTGGCTATATTCCAAAGATGAGTTAACAAATTACACTTATGCATCACCAAGAGGCACTCTAAAAGTTGTGGCGGCTTCTAGCTTTTCAACACAACAGACATTTAATGGCTTAATGCCAGCTTTACCTTATTTTGCAAAAGATGGTGTGGATCAATTTTCCGAAGCGCAATTGTATAAATATATCGACGATATCTATAAGTTATCATCGACCGCAAGATGGAATAATATTTCAAGTGCAGATACTTATTGGTATGGGAAAGCCTTTGGCAAAATTGCACAATTAATAAAAATAGCTGATCAAATTGGTCATACACAAGCTAGAGATTTATTTGTTCAAGAAACAAAAAATCGCTTAAATGATTGGTTCGATGGTAACTATCCCCAAGTTTTTTATTACAATGACACTTGGAACTCATTGATTGGCTATCCTGCAAGTTATGGATCTGATACAAGTTTAAATGATCACCATTTTCATTATGGTTATTTTATTCAAGCGGCAGCAACCGTTGCCATGTATGATACAGATTGGGTAAAAGATGAAAATTATGGGCAAATGGTAAAACTATTGATCCAAGATGTATCTAATTGGGATAAAAGCAACACCCAATTTCCGTATCTTAGACATTACGAAATCTTTTCTGGACATTGCTGGGCAAGTGGATCAGCTTTATTTGCTTCAGGAAATAATCAAGAATCTTCATCAGAAAGTATGAATTATTCGTCTGCTTTAATCTTATGGGGATCTTTAACCAATAATAAAACCATTAGAGATTTAGGTATCTATCTTTACACAACAGAAGCGAATGCAATTCGAGAGTATTGGTTTGATGTTGACAATCAAGTTTTTCCGGAAAAATTTATTGAGCCGACAGTTGGCATGGTTTGGAATGATGGAGCGGCTTATGCGATTTTTTGGGCAGGTTATGTGGAAGAATTACATGGCATTAATTTTTTACCCATGACGGCTGGTTCATTATATCTTGGACATTACCCAAGTTATTTAAAAACCAATCAAGATTTTATGAATTCAAATGCTGGGGGAAATAATGTTTGGAATGATATCCATTTAAAGGTTAAAGCTCTTTACAACCCCTCCATGGCTATTGATCAATTTAATGCTAACCCCAATTATACTTTAGAAGCTGGAGATAGTTATGCCCATACCTATTATTGGATCCATAATATCAATCAGTTAGGAAGTTTAAATACATCTATCACGGCTGATTGTGTCCATTACGCGGTTTTTGAAAAGAATGGAATGAAACAATATTGTGCATTTAATTCTTCCAATATGCCATTAAAAGTAACCTTTTCCGATGGTTTTACTATGAATGTAGCGCCATTATCTTATGTAGCTAATAATGAAGGGATATCACCGCCTAACAATTTATTAACTATGCAAACCATTGATGATTTAGAAAATGGGATGGCAAACGTCAATTTTGTTGTTAATTTGGATTTATCCCAAGTGACCTTTAATTATAGCGTTAATAATGGACCTGTTAACAAAATTAAATTAGTAAATGACAATAACAATTGGAATTACTTGTTAACAAAGTTAGCAGATCAATCTGTTATCGATTATAGTTTTACATATGTCTATAATAATCAGTCTTTTACAACCGATCCTTATCAACATGTTTACCAAAGTTTAGGAGAGAATTCTAACTTTTCCGCAATTTTTCAACCTCTTGTCAATGGGCAACTAAAAGTTAATTTCATTCCTGTTGTAGAAGCCTCTTTAGTTACAATGACTTATGCGGTCAATAATGGAGCTAAAACCACAATTTCTTTAAACCTAGCAAATGACACTTGGTCCTCAACTCTGACTGGGTTAATCGCAAACGATGTGGTCAATTATTCTTTTCAATATGTGATCAACGAAAAAACTTATTCTTCTAATCAATTGAGCTACACATTCGGTGGTTGCAGCGCTGTAAACTTTGGTGATAATCAGGCTTATAAGCAACAAGTTCAAAAAAACTCCCAATCGGGGCAGATAACAATCACTTTTATGCCAACAGTTTCTTCTAAGTATGTGGATATACACTATAAAATTAACGGGGGAGGTCAACAAGATTTTAGAATGAGTGGAAGTGGAACCTCTTGGACACAGATCATTAACAATCTAAAATCAGGGGATAATTTAACCTACTATTTTACGTACGAAGCGAATAATTTGTCAGTCGATACGATACCTTTTAGCTATCAATATTGA
- the mdtB gene encoding Multidrug transporter MdtB, producing the protein MNFSELFIRRPVMTILVMASIAILGLVAYSKLAVSDLPDVNYPTINVTVSYPGASPETMANSVALPLEKEFMAIPGISEIISTNLLGNTTIALQFNIDQNIDFAAQDVEAAISRAKTNLPRDLPNEPVYRKVNPADTPIIYLALTSTSLEQSELYKYAFNYVGQQVARFPGVAEVTVYGSPFAVRIQVDPGSLASKGITLVDVGQAVALSNPYLPTGQIDGDFISKVINVDGQLVNADEYNPLIVAYKNQGPVRISDVGQAVNSVQNDRFNIRYIDKEKNQAAAVVAIQRQPGANAINVTDAIKNYLPTILNELPGSVDLKVIFDRSESIRESVEEVEFTLFLAFILVVLVIYLYLGQLTETIIPSLVLPMSIIATFVVMYWKNYTIDNLSLLAFTLAIGFIIDDAIVVLENIVQHIEKGATPFHAAIEGSRQITFTIISMTLSLVAVFIPLLFMGGLIGKIFQQFSVILMVVTLASGIISLTLTPMLSSRFLKARAQDKKNIVERFADRLNQATLNWYAPKLKKVLPYRWTAVGLLALFAILVILLFKTIPTNFIPNDDIGFITTYSQAAEGTSSFQMNRYQSDLVNLINSNPEVESIVSLGAYPQNREGINFIRLVPKDQRKTSFEFIYKLYQQIATLPGFNTYVKNVPLIDLSIGSVNRAEYQFVLQSFESEPLYKAAQELIDQMKKDPIFLDVSSDLAINTPQINMKILRDKAYTLGVDASDIENTLLLGYSGNRVSRIQSPINQYDVIVELLKPLQKKASSLDLLYVKSKLNNNLVPLNAVAEWSEGIGPSSVTHLSQLPAVNINFNVQNNVPLSTALDRLREIADGILPTNVRGYLKGSAESFEASIKSSAYLLFFAVVAIYIILGILYESFIHPITILTTLLPAILGGLATLWILGIPLSLYGYLGLILLIGIVKKNGIMMVDYALDNIREKGQNPEEAIYHAALARLRPIMMTTIAAIFGAIPIAFALGTGALSRKPLGFVIIGGLLFSQVITLFITPIIFLILDKFNRKYAPKILNE; encoded by the coding sequence ATGAACTTCTCTGAACTATTTATAAGAAGACCGGTAATGACAATATTGGTAATGGCCTCCATTGCAATATTGGGATTAGTGGCTTATAGCAAATTGGCCGTTAGTGATTTACCAGACGTTAATTATCCAACTATTAATGTAACTGTATCTTACCCGGGAGCCAGTCCCGAAACCATGGCAAATTCTGTTGCTTTGCCTTTAGAAAAAGAGTTTATGGCAATTCCGGGTATTTCAGAAATTATCTCTACTAATTTACTTGGGAATACAACCATAGCTTTGCAATTCAATATAGATCAAAATATTGATTTTGCTGCTCAAGACGTTGAAGCTGCAATATCGAGAGCTAAAACCAATTTACCTCGCGATTTACCCAATGAACCGGTATATCGTAAAGTCAATCCCGCTGATACACCGATCATTTACCTAGCTTTAACTTCCACGAGCTTAGAACAAAGTGAATTGTATAAGTATGCTTTTAATTACGTTGGGCAACAAGTAGCTAGATTTCCAGGAGTTGCCGAAGTAACTGTTTATGGATCTCCATTTGCTGTAAGAATACAAGTAGATCCAGGGTCTTTAGCTTCTAAAGGGATAACTCTTGTCGATGTAGGACAAGCTGTAGCGCTATCAAATCCTTACTTGCCTACAGGTCAGATCGATGGCGATTTTATTTCTAAAGTGATTAATGTAGATGGTCAGTTAGTTAATGCAGATGAATACAATCCCTTAATCGTTGCCTATAAAAATCAAGGACCTGTTCGAATTTCAGATGTGGGACAAGCTGTAAATAGCGTCCAAAATGATCGTTTTAATATTCGTTATATAGACAAAGAAAAAAATCAAGCTGCAGCAGTTGTTGCGATTCAAAGGCAACCTGGAGCTAATGCCATTAATGTAACCGATGCAATTAAAAACTATCTTCCAACCATTTTAAATGAATTACCAGGTTCTGTTGATTTAAAAGTAATTTTTGATCGCTCAGAATCAATTAGAGAATCTGTTGAAGAAGTGGAATTTACATTATTTTTAGCTTTCATCCTCGTTGTATTGGTCATTTATCTTTATTTAGGTCAATTAACTGAAACAATTATACCATCCCTTGTTTTGCCAATGTCAATCATTGCAACCTTTGTCGTAATGTATTGGAAAAACTACACTATAGATAATCTTTCATTACTTGCCTTCACATTAGCTATTGGATTTATCATTGATGATGCGATTGTCGTATTGGAAAATATAGTCCAACATATTGAAAAAGGAGCTACCCCTTTTCATGCAGCCATCGAAGGATCTAGGCAAATTACCTTTACAATCATTTCTATGACTTTGTCACTGGTGGCGGTCTTTATTCCTTTGCTATTCATGGGAGGCTTAATAGGAAAAATTTTTCAACAATTTTCAGTGATTTTGATGGTAGTAACCTTAGCGTCAGGAATAATATCTTTAACCTTAACCCCGATGCTAAGCAGTCGATTTTTAAAAGCTCGTGCACAAGATAAAAAGAATATCGTTGAACGTTTTGCTGATCGATTAAACCAAGCCACTTTAAATTGGTATGCGCCTAAATTAAAAAAAGTTTTACCTTATCGCTGGACCGCTGTTGGATTATTAGCCCTATTTGCCATTTTAGTGATTTTGCTATTTAAAACTATACCAACAAACTTTATTCCCAATGACGATATAGGTTTTATAACCACTTATAGCCAGGCAGCAGAAGGAACATCTTCCTTTCAAATGAATCGCTACCAGTCAGATCTTGTAAACTTAATTAATAGTAATCCAGAAGTTGAATCTATTGTTTCATTAGGGGCTTATCCTCAAAATAGGGAAGGGATTAACTTTATTAGACTAGTTCCTAAAGATCAAAGAAAAACATCTTTTGAATTTATTTATAAACTTTATCAACAAATAGCCACACTTCCCGGGTTTAATACCTACGTTAAAAACGTACCTTTAATTGATTTATCGATTGGATCAGTAAACAGAGCAGAGTATCAATTTGTCTTGCAATCTTTTGAAAGTGAGCCCTTATATAAAGCCGCTCAGGAATTGATCGATCAAATGAAAAAAGATCCTATTTTTTTAGATGTTTCAAGCGACCTTGCCATAAATACACCTCAAATTAATATGAAAATCTTGCGCGATAAAGCGTATACTCTAGGCGTTGATGCTTCTGACATAGAAAATACACTGCTTTTAGGGTATTCTGGAAATAGAGTGTCTAGGATCCAGTCCCCCATAAATCAATATGACGTTATTGTGGAGCTCTTAAAGCCCTTGCAAAAAAAAGCCAGCTCTTTGGACTTATTATATGTAAAATCAAAACTAAATAATAACTTGGTTCCTCTAAACGCAGTTGCGGAATGGTCAGAAGGAATCGGTCCATCTAGCGTTACCCATCTCTCCCAATTACCAGCTGTAAATATTAACTTTAATGTGCAAAATAATGTCCCTTTAAGTACCGCTTTAGACCGTTTGCGTGAAATCGCCGATGGGATTTTGCCAACTAATGTAAGAGGCTATTTAAAGGGTAGTGCAGAAAGCTTTGAAGCCTCTATTAAAAGTTCTGCTTATCTTTTATTTTTTGCAGTCGTTGCCATTTACATAATTTTAGGGATTCTTTACGAAAGTTTTATCCATCCTATAACTATTTTAACTACCCTCTTACCCGCTATTTTAGGAGGTCTTGCGACACTTTGGATTTTAGGTATACCTCTTTCTTTATATGGTTATCTTGGTTTGATTTTGTTAATTGGTATCGTTAAAAAGAACGGTATCATGATGGTAGATTATGCCTTAGACAATATCCGTGAAAAAGGACAAAACCCAGAAGAGGCCATCTATCATGCAGCTTTAGCAAGACTTAGACCAATTATGATGACAACTATAGCAGCTATATTTGGGGCAATCCCTATAGCATTTGCTTTAGGAACAGGAGCACTATCTAGAAAACCATTGGGTTTTGTGATTATAGGAGGATTACTTTTCTCACAAGTGATTACTTTATTTATTACGCCTATCATTTTTTTAATTCTTGATAAGTTTAACCGAAAATATGCCCCCAAAATTTTAAATGAGTAG
- the mdtA_1 gene encoding Multidrug transporter MdtA, translating to MKKIIFFLLILLQLSSCQKRAGMKLERKYSVVVAPVQTLDVPYFLETIGSVYSPTIVQITPQVSGKLMDVHFGEGDVVKKGELLFTIEQEPFIASLTQAEGIVQTDEAQVKLNQITVDRYKDLVKKDYISQLNFEQYQSNLQSSQGQLLSDKGRLETAKINLGYTKIFSPINGKISYYNVYPGNILTAYQNVPLSEIRQIDPVEVRFTLSQQLFQTLKDNQSESQLKFLAFLPDKTSLAREGDVFFVDNHIDDATGTILLKGRINNPDYTFWPGQFVNVKLLLRTLHNALLIPTKAIQQGQNGKYVFVLKGDKTVDMRSVVTSQVIEDKTVIKEGLSDKDIVVVEGQINLKPGLQIHNVKNYGE from the coding sequence ATGAAAAAAATAATTTTTTTTCTTTTAATTTTACTTCAACTGAGTAGCTGCCAGAAAAGGGCAGGTATGAAACTAGAACGGAAATACTCTGTTGTTGTAGCACCAGTCCAAACATTAGACGTGCCTTACTTTTTAGAAACGATCGGTTCTGTATATTCGCCAACTATTGTGCAAATTACACCTCAAGTTTCAGGGAAATTAATGGATGTTCATTTTGGTGAAGGTGATGTTGTAAAAAAAGGGGAGCTTCTATTTACCATTGAGCAAGAGCCATTCATAGCAAGTTTAACGCAAGCGGAAGGGATTGTTCAGACAGATGAAGCCCAAGTTAAATTAAACCAAATTACAGTTGATCGATATAAAGATTTGGTGAAGAAAGATTACATCTCTCAGTTGAATTTTGAACAATATCAATCTAATTTACAATCTTCCCAAGGGCAGCTTTTATCGGATAAAGGGCGTTTAGAAACAGCAAAGATTAATTTGGGTTACACCAAAATTTTTTCACCCATCAATGGAAAAATTAGTTATTACAATGTGTATCCAGGAAATATTTTAACTGCTTATCAAAACGTTCCTTTATCAGAAATTAGGCAAATTGACCCGGTTGAAGTGCGTTTCACTTTATCCCAACAATTGTTTCAAACTCTAAAAGACAATCAATCTGAAAGTCAGTTAAAATTCCTTGCTTTTTTACCTGATAAAACAAGTTTAGCAAGAGAAGGTGATGTGTTTTTTGTCGATAACCATATTGACGATGCGACGGGTACCATTTTGCTAAAGGGAAGAATAAATAATCCCGATTATACATTTTGGCCAGGACAATTTGTGAATGTTAAATTGCTTTTACGGACATTGCATAATGCACTCTTAATTCCAACAAAAGCGATTCAACAAGGACAAAACGGAAAATACGTTTTCGTTTTAAAAGGTGATAAAACGGTAGATATGAGAAGCGTTGTTACAAGTCAAGTCATTGAAGACAAAACGGTCATCAAAGAGGGATTATCGGATAAAGATATTGTTGTAGTAGAAGGGCAAATAAATTTAAAGCCAGGTTTACAGATTCATAATGTTAAGAATTATGGTGAGTAA